The sequence CGCTGCCGATTGAGAGTGCCGTCAACGGTACCCCTGGCGTGACTGCCGTGCGATCGACCTCCGTCGCGGGGGCATCAGCGGTGCGGGTCGTGTTTAGCTGGGACACCGATGTCTACCAGGCCCGCCAGCTAATCACCGAGCGGCTGCAACAGGCCCAGACCCGCCTGCCCGAAGGGGTAGAATCGCCCCAGCTGGCTCCCCTCAACTCGCCCCTGGGCATCGTGCTGGAATACGCCTTCACCGCCGACACTACCTCCCTGATGGATCTGCGGCAACAGGTCGATCGCCAAGTCACCAACCGCCTGCTGGCAGTACCCGGCGTTACCCAAATTACGGTCTTTGGCGGCGAAGAGCGCCAGTACCAGGTCTTGGTAGACCCGGCCAAGCTCAGCGCCTTTGGCGTCACCCTGGCCCAGGTCAGCGAAGCCGCTGCCGCCGCCAACCAGAATGGGGCTGGGGGCTACCTGATCGATGCCGACCAGGAACTGCTGATTCGCGGTATTGGTCGCGTTGAAGCGATTGAAGACTTGCAGCGATCGGTGGTGGCAGCGCGACAGGGAACACCGGTGCTGCTGCAAGACGTGGCCACCGTCACCCTTGGCCCCGCCCTCAAGCGCGGCGACGGCAGCCTCAATGGCCAACCCGCCCTGGTGATGCTAATCAACAAGCAGCCCCTGGCCGACACGCTGACGGTGACGAAACAAATTGAAGCAGCCCTGGAGGAAGTCGGCCCCAGCCTACCGGGGGATGTCGCGATCACCCGTACCTTTCGCCAGGCCGACTTTATCGAAGCCTCGGTGCGCAATGTGCGAGACTCGCTGCGCGACGGCATCATTATTGTGTCGGTGATTTTGCTGCTGTTTTTAATGAACTGGCGCACGGCGGCGATCACCCTCAGCGCCATTCCCATGTCGCTGCTGATCTGTCTGATTTTGCTGCACTGGCTGGGCCTTAGCGTCAACACCATGACCCTGGGTGGCCTGGCGGTGGCGATCGGATCGGTGGTCGATGACTCGATTGTGGATATGGAGAACTGCTACCGGGGGCTGCGGCGCAACCGGGAGCTGGGCAATCCCAAGCACCCCTTTCAGGTGGTCTACGACACCTCGGTGGAGGTGCGCACCAGCGTGCTGTTTTCCACGGTGATTATCGCGGTAATCTTTGCGCCGATTTTTAGCTTGAGCGGGGTGGAGGGGCGCATTTTTGCGCCCATGGGTATTGCTTACCTGGTGGCGATTTTTGCCTCCACCTTGGTGGCGCTCACCCTCTCCCCCGCCCTCTGCGCCTTTCTGCTGGCCAGCGCCCCCCTGCCAGAGGAAGACACCTGGGTGTCGCGCCACAGCCAGCGGCTCTACCATCCGGCACTACGGCTGGCGTTGGGGAATTCTCGGCTGATTTTGCTGATTGCTCTGGGGGCACTGGTGGCATCGCTGGCCATGTTGCCCGCCTTGGGGCGCGTATTTTTGCCCGAGTTTCAGGAGCGATCGCTGGTGGCTTCGATGAACCTGTTCCCCGGCAGTTCCCTGGCGGCGACTAACCGGGCTGGGCTGGCGGTGCAGAATGCGCTCAGGGATGACCCCCGCTTTGAGACTATTCAAATGCGATCGGGGCGATCGCCGGGCGACCCCCACGTCGTGGGTTCTAACTTTGCCGAGCTGGATATTGAGCTGAGTGACGCCGGGATGCAAGACCGCGAAGCCACCCTGGAGGCACTGCGGACAGAATTCGAGAAAATCCCCGGTGCCCCCGCCAGCGTGGGGGGCTTTGTCTCCCACCGCATGGATGAGGTGCTGTCGGGGGTACGCAGTGCGATCGCCGTCAAGATCTTTGGCCCTGACCTGGCCGAGCTGCGCCGCCTGGGCACCGCCGTCACCGAGGTCATGGCCAATGTCGAAGGCGTGGTCGATCTGCAACTTGCGCCCCAGTTGCCCGTACGCCAGGTGCAGGTGCGCTTTGATCGCGAGGCCGCCGCCCGCTATGGCCTGACCATGGGTGCGCTGGCCAACACCATCGAAACTGCGCTAAATGGGCGAGTCGTCTCCCAGGTGCTCGAAAATCAGCAGTTGTTTGACCTGGTGGTGTGGTTTACCCCCAGCGCCCGCCAAAACCTCGACACCCTGCGCAACCTGCTGATCGACACCCCCGACGGCCAGCGCATTCCCCTGACCCAGCTGGCCCAGGTCGACTACGGCACCGGGCCAAACTCTATCAGCCGCGAGAATGTATCGCGGTTGATCGTGGTGTCGTCGAACGTAGCCGATCGCGATCTGGGCTCGGTGATCGCCGACATTCAGTCCCAGGTGCGTCAGCAAATCACCCTCCCACCCGGCTACTTCATTCAGTACGGCGGCCAGTTTGAGTCAGAGCAGCGGGCCACCCAAAACCTGCTGGTGTTTGGAGCCTTGGCCCTGGTGGTGATTTCGGTGCTGATGTATTTCACCGTCAAGTCATTCCCGGCTACGGTGATGATTATGCTGAATCTGCCGCTGGCGATCGTGGGGGGTGTGTTCTCCGTGGCCCTGAGCGGCGGCGTGCTCTCGGTAGCGTCTCTGGTCGGCTTCATCACCCTGTTTGGGGTGGCGGTGCGCAACGGCCTGCTGCTGGTCGATAACTACAACCAAAAGCTCGCCACCGGCATGCCCCTGCCCCAGGTGCTCTACGCCGGGTCGATGGAACGGCTCAATGCCATTCTGATGACCGCCTTTACCTCGGCCCTGGGGATGCTGCCCCTGGTGATCAGTAGCGGCCCCGGTCGCGAGATCTTGCAGCCCCTGGCGGTGGTGGTGTTGGGGGGCCTGTTTACCTCCACCGCGCTGACGCTGCTGGTGCTGCCGGCCCTCTATGCCCAGTTTGGTCGCTACCTGGGGGCGATCGCAGTCCATAGCCCGATCCAACCCGATGCAGAGATAACCCCCATCCCCCAAAACCAACCCGTTAGCCCCCTCTAAGATCGCTCCACCCCATCCACCCCATTCACCCATCCACCCCTTTTGGAGATTCAACCCATGCGTAACCAATTCATTCCTGCCCTACTTCTGACCAGTACCCTGACCCTGGCGGCCTGCGGAGGGGCTGAAACCACCACGGCCCCCGATGTCGCCCCTGAAACTGTAAGCCCTGCCGCCCCTGAAACCGTTGCTGCTGAAAACACCGATGACCACAGCGCCGCGACCAAAGGCGGCCAAGTGGTCGAAACCGGAGCCTACCACCTGGAACTGGTGCCCGTCCCCGAAGCCGATGGCATTCACCTCGACCTGTATTTGCAAACCGGCGACACCCACGAGGCAGTAGCCGATGCCACGGTGGTGGCCCAGGTGCAGCTCCCCGACGGCACCCAGCAGGCGCTGCCAATGGAGTACGATGCGGCGGGCGAGCATTTCTTTGCGTTTTTACCCAGCCAGGCAGCGGGGAATATAGAACGGTGATTCAGACCGATATCAACGGTGAGAAGGTCAACGCCCGGTTTAGCTTTGCCAAGTAGGGCGATATCTGGGGAAGACTTTACCCGGTTGAGGTGTCGGGTACCAGGGCTGGAAGGCTAATGACATGTTGCGGTTGGCAAAGTTGTCGGCCACTTCGCGCAGGGCCAGTTCTCGCAGCGCCACCAGATTGCGTCTCTGAAAGAAATGTTGCAGCGCCTGATCGATTTTAGCTGGGGCATAGATTTTGCCCTCCTGCAATCGCTCTTGCAAAGTTTCAGGGGTAACGTCGATCACTACCACCTCATCGGCTTCGTCAAGCAGGCGGTCGGGCACCTGTTCGCGCACCACCACCCCAGCAATTTTGTGCACCAGATCATTCAGACTCTCCAGGTGCTGAATATTAATGGTGGAATACACATCAATCCCCGCCTCTAAAATTACCTCCACATCTTGGTAGCGCTTTTCTTGTAGAGAGCCGGGGACATTGGTATGGGCCAGTTCGTCAATCCCGAAGATCAGCCAGCCCTGTTTGGGGTTGCCAGCCATATGGCCGTAGGTAAGAATCAGCCCGGCGGGAATCACCAGCATGATTACGGTTTCGAGCAGGTTGGTGAAGTTGTTGGGGTTCTCAAAGGGGTGGGCCGAGTTGATGCCAAAGAAGCCGCCGCCGTTTTCACCTAGCTCTTTAATGATTTCAAAGTGGGCCACGGGGCCACGGGCGATGAACTGGGTGGCTCCCTCTAGGGTGGTGGCCTGGGCGGGGGCGGCGAAGGTCTCAGGCACTCCGGCAATCAGCAGGGCGATCGCCCCCACAATTGAAATTGGCAGCAAAATGTGGGTGATCGACACAATCAAATCGGTGTAGAAATTTCCCAGGGGTCGCCCCGTCAGCCCGCGAATAAAAGCGATCGCCACCGCAATGCCCGTCGCTGCCGAGGTAAACATCAAAAACCCCAGCGCCCCCACCTGGCTGAAATAGCTGTAGGTGGTTTCGCCAGAATAGTGCTGCTGGTTGGTGTTGGTGGTAAAGGAAATGGCGGTGTGCAGACCTAGATCCCAGCTTGGGGCAGGGAGCCCAGTGGGGTTCAGAGGCAGCACCCCCTGGAGCATAAAGGTGGCGTAGACCAGCACCATCATCATCAGGTTGCTGATCAGCACGGCGCGAATGTATTGCCCGCCGGTCATCGAGCGACCATTTGACTCAAAAATTGAGGACAGAAACATAGCGCATCAGAAAACGAGCGACTCTAAGCCACCTTTTGCTTGAGTTGCAGAAAATTTTCTAAGGCCGGTGAGATAGAAGGATTCATGGCGATCGCAATTAGCGAATCCCCATCTTGAATAATTGGATTGTCATGAGCATGAATTAATTTTTCTGCCCGCACCAACCCTAAAAAATGACAGCCCTCGGGCATCTCAACCGCCTCAAGGGGCTGACCCAGATGGACACTGTGAAAATAGATGGTGCAGGTTAAGATCTTCGCCTTCATGGAATTGCTCCCTAGCCAGACAATACACAGAACACCTCTATTCTGATGCTTTAATTGACAAAAACAAGGTATGGAAGGCTGTTTACAGCGAAATTATATTGACCCATCTAAACCACAGACATACAAGTGTTTAGATAATCAATAAGTCACCTATATCATTTGATATAAACACTGCCAATCGCCCCAAAATAATGCCTAGAATAGATTGACAAGTTGTCCAGATTAGAGCGTGCCAACGTTAAGAACGTTCTAACGTTGGCACGCTCCGGCCCCCTCCCCCTCCCTCTCCATGCGCCGCCTCAAACCCAATTGGCAACGAACCCACTGGCTGATTGCCGCCCTCTTTGTTGTGGTGATTGTGTTGGAATACAGCACGCCGCCGCCCTACGTGTTTGGCTATCTATACATTGGGGCGGTGTTGCTGGCCAGTGGACGTCTGGGGCGGGGGGCGACGCGATGGGTGACGGCGATCGCCATTGCCCTCACACTGCTCAATCTGGTGATCCCTGGACTGGAGCCGATTACTACAGTGACCATTGCCAACCGGGCGATCACCGTGCTGGCGCTGGCGGTGACGGGGTGGCTGAGCGATCGCATTCAGCGCTACGAAAAGGCCATTACCCATCAGCACGCTCAAATCTTGGCTCAGGCCCAGCTGGCCCGCATGCGGGAAGACTTTGTTTCAACCCTGACCCACGACCTCAAAACACCGCTGCTGGGAGCGTTAGAGACGCTTCACGCCCTAGAGGCTGAGCAGTTTGGGGCGGTTACCTCGGCTCAGCGCCGGGCGATCGCCATCATGACCCGCAGCCACCAGACCACTCTGCAACTGGTCGAAACCCTGATGGATGTCTACCGCAACGACAGCGAGGGGCTGCGACTCAACCCCACAGCGGTCGATGTGGTCGCCCTGGCGGAGGACACGATCATGCAGCTCACGGCCCTGGCCACTTCTCGACAGGTGCGCATTCGCCTGCACCAGGGAGAATCCGACTTTCGCCAGCCCTGCTGGGTCAGGGCCGATGTACTCCAGCTTCAGCGGGTGCTGAGCAACCTGATAGCCAACGCCATTCACCATTCCCTGCGGGGCAGCCTGGTGGAAGTGGTGATTCGCCCCAAGGGCGATGATTGCCTGGTGCAGGTGCTCGACCAGGGCCAGGGCATCGCCGCCAATGAAATGGCCTATCTGTTTGAGCGGTTTTACCAGGGCCACAGCGATCGCCAGGCTAAGGGCACCGGGCTGGGCCTCTACCTCAGCCGCCAGATTGTGGAAGCCCATGGCGGCACCATCTGGGCTGAGTCGCGCCAGCCCAGGGGCGCACTGTTTGCCTTCCGGCTACCCGCCCAGCCCCCGGTGCAGGATAATATAGTCTTAGCCAGTCCGGCTAAGACTATATTATCCTGCACAACGTTCCAACGTTAAAACGTTGCTGAGTTTCCATGACCGACCAGCCGATCGCAATCCTCCTGGTCGAAGACGATGAGCTGTTTCGTTTGGGCCTGACTACCCGGTTGCAGCAGGAACCGACGCTGCACATTGCCGCCGAAGCAGAGGACGGCGAAATGGCGATCGCCCTGGTTAACCAGCAGCCCTTCGACGTAGTGCTGCTGGATATTGGCTTGCCAGGGATTGGCGGTATTGAAGCCTGCCGCCAGATCAAGCAGCAGCACCCTGACTTGCCGGTGCTAGCCCTCACCTCCCACAACCAGCCTGCCCTGATTGCCCGGCTGATCGAAGCCCAGGCCCAGGGCTATTGCGTCAAGGGTATTGCTGCCGAGGCGCTGGTGTTGGCGATTCGCTCAGTCGCTCTAGGGGCTACCTGGTGGGATGCGATCGCCTCCCAGGCAATTCAGGCCGCATTCCAGGCCCCCCCACTAGAACTGCCCCCTGCCGCTGCTCTGACGACCTCGCCCACCCTCACCAAGCGCGAGCAAGAAATTCTAGCGCTGATGGCCGCCGGACAGAGCAATCAGGAAATTGCCGAAACCCTCTACATCGCTCCCGGCACGGTGCGGGTTCATGTTCACGCCATTTTGCAAAAGCTGGAGGTGCGCGATCGCACCCAGGCCGTCATCCTGGCGATGCAGCTTGGTCTAGTTTCGCCCTAGAAAAATAGGCGTTTTTGAGTAGCGGTATGACTTTGCAAAAAATGAAAGGAAAGCTGAAGCTCCAGCAGCTGAGACGAGCTCTGATCAAACGGCATAGTGGCCCCGGGGGGTAGGACATGGTCTACCTCCATCCGGTCTTCTGCCCTGAAATAAAGACCACAGGCCGGGCACTTCCCTGACTGTCGTTTTAGTACTTCAAGATCACGGAGGGCGTCAAAGCAACGGTTGACTAAGGGTTCATCGGCGAGTCGCCAAAGCCGTTCTGCCGGCTGCAACTCGGGTGAATAAGGCGGCAATACCTCTAGATGAATGCCGTCGGGTATCACCAGGTCTTTGCAGGTGTGCCATCCAGCCCCATCTATCACCAGCAGAATCTGCTTATGCGGGCCAGCCCCAACTTGCTCGGCAAAGGTGGCTAGGGCTTGGTTAAACCAATCGCCATTCACCCGAGGCAGAATCAGCCATTCGGTATCGCCGGTCGTGGGATGAACAAACCCGTAGAGGTACGTCCACTCATAGCGTGGGTCAACCAGG is a genomic window of Nodosilinea sp. E11 containing:
- a CDS encoding efflux RND transporter permease subunit is translated as MLNAILKWSIAQRWIVVIATVLVTLYGLRTLGDMSLDVFPSFAPPQVEIQAEAPGLAPEEVESLVTLPIESAVNGTPGVTAVRSTSVAGASAVRVVFSWDTDVYQARQLITERLQQAQTRLPEGVESPQLAPLNSPLGIVLEYAFTADTTSLMDLRQQVDRQVTNRLLAVPGVTQITVFGGEERQYQVLVDPAKLSAFGVTLAQVSEAAAAANQNGAGGYLIDADQELLIRGIGRVEAIEDLQRSVVAARQGTPVLLQDVATVTLGPALKRGDGSLNGQPALVMLINKQPLADTLTVTKQIEAALEEVGPSLPGDVAITRTFRQADFIEASVRNVRDSLRDGIIIVSVILLLFLMNWRTAAITLSAIPMSLLICLILLHWLGLSVNTMTLGGLAVAIGSVVDDSIVDMENCYRGLRRNRELGNPKHPFQVVYDTSVEVRTSVLFSTVIIAVIFAPIFSLSGVEGRIFAPMGIAYLVAIFASTLVALTLSPALCAFLLASAPLPEEDTWVSRHSQRLYHPALRLALGNSRLILLIALGALVASLAMLPALGRVFLPEFQERSLVASMNLFPGSSLAATNRAGLAVQNALRDDPRFETIQMRSGRSPGDPHVVGSNFAELDIELSDAGMQDREATLEALRTEFEKIPGAPASVGGFVSHRMDEVLSGVRSAIAVKIFGPDLAELRRLGTAVTEVMANVEGVVDLQLAPQLPVRQVQVRFDREAAARYGLTMGALANTIETALNGRVVSQVLENQQLFDLVVWFTPSARQNLDTLRNLLIDTPDGQRIPLTQLAQVDYGTGPNSISRENVSRLIVVSSNVADRDLGSVIADIQSQVRQQITLPPGYFIQYGGQFESEQRATQNLLVFGALALVVISVLMYFTVKSFPATVMIMLNLPLAIVGGVFSVALSGGVLSVASLVGFITLFGVAVRNGLLLVDNYNQKLATGMPLPQVLYAGSMERLNAILMTAFTSALGMLPLVISSGPGREILQPLAVVVLGGLFTSTALTLLVLPALYAQFGRYLGAIAVHSPIQPDAEITPIPQNQPVSPL
- a CDS encoding potassium-transporting ATPase subunit KdpA encodes the protein MFLSSIFESNGRSMTGGQYIRAVLISNLMMMVLVYATFMLQGVLPLNPTGLPAPSWDLGLHTAISFTTNTNQQHYSGETTYSYFSQVGALGFLMFTSAATGIAVAIAFIRGLTGRPLGNFYTDLIVSITHILLPISIVGAIALLIAGVPETFAAPAQATTLEGATQFIARGPVAHFEIIKELGENGGGFFGINSAHPFENPNNFTNLLETVIMLVIPAGLILTYGHMAGNPKQGWLIFGIDELAHTNVPGSLQEKRYQDVEVILEAGIDVYSTINIQHLESLNDLVHKIAGVVVREQVPDRLLDEADEVVVIDVTPETLQERLQEGKIYAPAKIDQALQHFFQRRNLVALRELALREVADNFANRNMSLAFQPWYPTPQPGKVFPRYRPTWQS
- a CDS encoding HAMP domain-containing sensor histidine kinase, translating into MRRLKPNWQRTHWLIAALFVVVIVLEYSTPPPYVFGYLYIGAVLLASGRLGRGATRWVTAIAIALTLLNLVIPGLEPITTVTIANRAITVLALAVTGWLSDRIQRYEKAITHQHAQILAQAQLARMREDFVSTLTHDLKTPLLGALETLHALEAEQFGAVTSAQRRAIAIMTRSHQTTLQLVETLMDVYRNDSEGLRLNPTAVDVVALAEDTIMQLTALATSRQVRIRLHQGESDFRQPCWVRADVLQLQRVLSNLIANAIHHSLRGSLVEVVIRPKGDDCLVQVLDQGQGIAANEMAYLFERFYQGHSDRQAKGTGLGLYLSRQIVEAHGGTIWAESRQPRGALFAFRLPAQPPVQDNIVLASPAKTILSCTTFQR
- a CDS encoding response regulator transcription factor; translation: MTDQPIAILLVEDDELFRLGLTTRLQQEPTLHIAAEAEDGEMAIALVNQQPFDVVLLDIGLPGIGGIEACRQIKQQHPDLPVLALTSHNQPALIARLIEAQAQGYCVKGIAAEALVLAIRSVALGATWWDAIASQAIQAAFQAPPLELPPAAALTTSPTLTKREQEILALMAAGQSNQEIAETLYIAPGTVRVHVHAILQKLEVRDRTQAVILAMQLGLVSP